From one Desmospora activa DSM 45169 genomic stretch:
- a CDS encoding helix-turn-helix domain-containing protein: protein MENPLEEKNVGKRIGANLRKFRVNQGLSIEALAKQIGVSKLTLIKIEHGEANPTLSVIWKIANGLSLPITALLSVESDVAIARKKEGLKLNSVNDVFVVEPLFGSHGLIELYRGYLQPGEEYHSEAHQAGVVEFVTVMSGVLALEIDGERYDLEEFESVRFRGDRPHTYINPSPSLTVLHFVISYRN, encoded by the coding sequence ATGGAAAACCCTTTGGAAGAAAAAAATGTGGGAAAACGCATTGGCGCCAATCTGCGGAAATTTCGGGTTAATCAGGGGTTGAGTATCGAAGCATTGGCCAAGCAAATTGGTGTTAGCAAGTTAACTCTTATCAAGATTGAGCATGGAGAAGCCAACCCAACTTTGTCGGTAATCTGGAAGATCGCAAACGGCCTATCCCTTCCGATTACCGCTCTTTTATCCGTTGAGTCTGATGTCGCCATCGCCCGGAAAAAAGAAGGGTTAAAATTAAACAGTGTAAATGATGTGTTTGTGGTTGAACCACTTTTTGGTTCTCATGGATTGATTGAGCTTTATCGAGGGTATCTACAACCGGGGGAGGAATATCACTCCGAGGCGCACCAAGCGGGTGTGGTTGAGTTTGTGACGGTGATGTCTGGAGTACTTGCGTTGGAAATTGACGGTGAGCGCTATGATTTGGAGGAGTTTGAATCGGTCCGTTTTCGTGGAGACCGTCCCCATACTTATATCAACCCCTCCCCGTCTTTAACGGTTTTACACTTTGTAATTTCTTATCGTAAT
- a CDS encoding AzlC family ABC transporter permease produces the protein MEDKKKTIKAGLIETLPIAIAVAAYGISYGVLATQAQFSLAETIAMSLFVFSGSVQMVTVAMLMGGATLTSILVTSALLNLRNLLYGAALAEGLHSSRKQRWLLSFGVTDESFVLGSQRFKKYGPDPLYFAAVAGTLYFAWAFSTLIGALIGNQVDPLKWGLDLAFPVTFVALLIPSLKDKPVIATALSAVVIAIGLESLAPGNEFTIILTGVLSPLVGLYLKRRGNDVS, from the coding sequence GTGGAGGATAAAAAGAAAACGATAAAAGCGGGTTTGATAGAAACATTACCAATCGCAATCGCAGTCGCAGCTTATGGTATATCTTACGGTGTCCTGGCAACGCAAGCACAATTTAGTTTGGCGGAAACCATCGCAATGTCGTTGTTCGTTTTTTCCGGATCGGTGCAGATGGTAACTGTCGCCATGTTGATGGGGGGAGCGACTCTTACCAGTATTCTTGTTACCTCCGCCTTATTAAATTTGCGCAATCTGTTATACGGCGCCGCTCTCGCCGAAGGTCTTCATTCATCCAGAAAACAAAGATGGTTATTATCTTTTGGTGTCACCGATGAATCGTTTGTGTTAGGGAGTCAACGGTTTAAAAAATACGGACCAGACCCGCTCTATTTTGCAGCTGTTGCTGGAACTCTCTATTTCGCTTGGGCCTTCTCTACGCTGATAGGGGCGTTAATCGGAAACCAAGTCGACCCACTCAAATGGGGATTAGACTTGGCGTTTCCGGTTACCTTTGTCGCTCTTCTCATCCCCAGCTTAAAAGATAAGCCCGTTATTGCAACGGCGCTCTCGGCTGTCGTTATCGCAATCGGACTGGAATCGTTGGCGCCGGGCAATGAATTTACGATTATCCTTACAGGAGTCTTATCACCGCTGGTGGGTCTGTATCTCAAGAGGAGGGGCAACGATGTTTCATAA
- a CDS encoding AzlD domain-containing protein — protein MFHNWILIGLLTVITYLSRIIGVEIMAGRKMSPTLRLYFQYVPIAIITALIIKQIFIPTDGQLTLSLPVLIGCLSTAIIIRITNWFLPSVAIGVMAGLFTRYFFI, from the coding sequence ATGTTTCATAATTGGATCCTTATCGGACTATTAACCGTTATCACTTATCTATCCCGAATCATCGGTGTCGAGATCATGGCAGGGCGAAAAATGAGTCCAACTTTACGTTTATATTTTCAATATGTTCCCATTGCAATTATTACGGCACTGATTATCAAACAAATCTTCATCCCCACCGACGGACAACTGACGCTTTCCTTGCCGGTTCTCATCGGCTGCCTTTCCACAGCGATCATCATTCGGATCACCAACTGGTTTCTACCTTCCGTGGCCATTGGTGTAATGGCGGGGTTATTTACGCGGTATTTTTTTATTTAG